The window CTTAAAAGCAGTGATGCCTTACAGTAGTGACGCCACTCGGCTAAGTTGTACTATGTACAACTTTTGTAGAGCTAACCAACCTTTTCCCATCGAATGTTGCAAAAAATACAACAAATTCGCTTGAAAGTGTCCATTTCGAGTAAAAAACGGCTGAATTATTGTACAAAATGCAACATTTTCCACTTTTATGATAAAAATCAAGGAAATTGTTGTACGAAGTACAACACGCAAAACGAAATTTCCCCAACGCGCACGAATCTTGGGCGCTCGTCATAGCGCCACCGCATGTCGGTGGTCAATCCACCACTTGTTCAGGTCAGCAAAATACTTAGTTTCCAAAGTTGGGAATCCGACTAATCGCCAAATCAAGATTCAATCAACTACCACTTCGATAATTATGTGAAGATAACTGACCTTAGGCCGAAGGACCCGGAAAGCTCGTGATTGAACCGTTTCTAAATGTAAAAGGGGCTGTCCTCAAGTAAATACTTGAGGACAGCCCCTTAGTGCCTATTGACCCTCTGAGACATTCGAATCTGGATTCAGAACAAAATTCACACTTCTATTGGATTTTTCCAATGAAATCTACTCTTAGGTCTCGATATTTGTGCTTCTATTAGAATAATCCAATGGAAGTAGCAGGCAGACTGCGAAATTCACAAAGTGGCATCTTAAAATTTTCCAAATATGACTTTCGGGACAGCCGCTATCGTTTTAAACCTTTTACATTAGTATCCAAAAGCTCTACAAATACTCAGCAGTCTTATCCTTTCACAGCAGACCCTACGGTCAACGCTTTCTCCACTTGCTCACTAAAGAGTACATACACAAGCACGGTCGGCAAGCTCGCGATCGTCATCGCCGCGCCCATCGCCCCCCAATTGGTGGTGAATTGACCTTGGAAGAAGAGCAGTCCGAGCGGCAATGTTTTCAAGGATTCCTTGGTAATCAAGATTAACGCCATCGTAAATTCATTCCATGCCGACAAGAAGACGAAGATTACCATTGTTGCAATTGCTGGTTTAATAATCGGCAATATGATCGTATAAAAGGTCCGATAAATGCTAGCCCCATCCATACAAGCTGATTCTTCCAGCTCAACCGGAATACTGCGGAAAAAACCGTAGAAAACCATGCTGGAGAATGAAATATTGAAAGCAATATAAGGCACGATAAGCGCCCAATACGTGTTCGCCAAATGGAACTCACGTACGAGAATCGCCAGTGGAATCATGATGACTTGCACGGGAATGAACATCCCAATCACGACATAAATACGAGCGGCTTCCTTCCACCGCCATTGCATTCTGGCAACGGCATAGGAGAACGTAACCGAAAGTGCAATCGTACCCACAACGGTCGCCGCTGCCACTAACAAGCTGTTGCTGAAGTAGACGGGAACATTGAACCTTGACCAAGCATCCACATAGTTCTCGAATCGTAGATGAGTCGGAAAACCGAATGGATTCGTTACGAAGATTTCATTGTTATTTTTAAGCGAATAAAAGACCATCCACAGCAGTGGATACACCGACAACCCCGCATATCCCCATAAGAAGATGCCAAGGAGCGGATTCTTTTTACGCAATTTGAGTATTCCGTTCATCTGTCATCCCCCTTAAAATGTAATCCGTTCTCTTGCGATCAGTCGGTTAATAGCCAAAGTTACAATCAAGCACTCGATGACCAGGAAAGCAGCCGCGGCGCTTCCATAACCGAATTCACCAACGCGGAACGCAGAGCGGTACATCAGATAGGTCAATGTGTATGTGGAATTCCCTGGGCCCCCGCCGGTCATGATAAACATGTTGGCGAAAGCATTCAAACCACCTGTAATCGCCAGTACGAGGCAAAACTTATACGTCTCAGCCAGCATAGGGATTGTGATCGCCATGTGCGCTTTGAATTTGGATGCTCCATCAATACGTGCAGCCTCTAGGTACTGCTCTGGAACGGACTTTACAGCCGCCAGCAGCAATGCGAACTGGTAACCCATGTACTGCCAAGCATTCACGAACGCAATGGCGAAAATCGCTGTTTTGTTGTTCGTCAACCAATCCTGACGATACGAGATGCCGAGCGCTTCAAATATTTTATTAATCAAGCCATACTCACTGTTATACATCGCCAGCCACAGCTGACATACCACCGTAATGGAAAGAACCACAGGAATGAAGTAGCTAATTCTTAGAAACTTGCTTCCTCTGAACCCTTCTGCGACGGCAAAAGCTAGCACAGTGCCAATCCCGATTTGCACGAAAGCCAAAATACTTGCAAAAACGAAACCGTTGTATAATGATGTGTAGAAAATACTATCTTGAAACAATCGAATGTAGTTATCCAGAAAAATAAAAGTGCCTTCGCTTAATCCATCCCATTCGAATGTACTGCGATAGAAAGTTTGCAAAATCGGATAAAACACAATAACTGTATACAAAAGGAGTGCCGGCAGTGTGAAAAGCATAATGGCTGCCTTATTTCCCATGAATTTGCGCATGTCATCACTTCCCTTATTTAGTAGAAAACTCACACCGGCGCAGAGGATCCAGTGTGAGTCTCCTTTTCCATAGAAACTTCGGTTATTTCGCTGTTACTGCCGCTTTATTCAAATCTTTCACGAATTGATCCGCTGTATAATTCCCTGTCATCAGGTTTTGCGTGGCATCTTCAAGCGCTGCTTTGAACTTAGGATTGGACAACCCCCATGAGAAAGCTGTTGTGCTTGTCATTTTCGGAATATCTTTGGAAAGCTGTTCCATCATCGGAGGGAACTGTTTCACAATCGGCTTATCCACTTTGGTAGCTACGATTGGATTGCTGCGGTTTGTGAACTTGTATTCCGCATATTTCAAGGACATGAAGGATGCCACTTTTGCTGCAAGTTCTTTATCCTTGGTGTTTGAAGATACGGCATACCCACCAGGACCGCCGCTGCCGCTGAATGCTGTTTTACCTTTTTCATAAGCTGCTGCATCAGCAGCTGGAAGGTACATGTAGCCAGCTTTATCACCGAGCGCTTTCGTAGCCGCTTCGATTTCCCACTGACCGTTAATGAACATAGCTGCTTTACCTTCATGATAGAGCGCTGCTGCTTGATCGTAGTTCAAGTTCGTAGCGCCTTTTGGCAGCATGCCTGCTTTAACCAGCTCGATGAGTTTCTCAGCAGCTGTTTTATAAGCAGCATCATCTGCTTTGGCAAGACCTTTATCAAGCTTCGTCACACCAGCTGGTTCAGCGCGTGAAACGAACATGTCATAAAGGGCTACGCAGGGCCATTTTTCTTTCGCAAAAATGGATAGTGGCGTAATGCCTTTCGCATTGAACGTTTTAACAGCCGTCATCATTTCATCATAGGTAGTCGGCACTTTCACACCATTTTGTTGGAACAAATCTTTGTTGTAGTAAAGCAGTGCCACTTCATTACCCGCATAAGGGAATGCGTAAGTGTGGCCGTCATCGGTTACTAGTGTATTCAATGAGCTTGGTTGCATTTTGTCTTTGAAGCCAAATTTAGTTACGTACTCATCCAGAACGAGAATATTATTGGATTTCTTAAACGTATCGATAATGTCTAATCCTGCTCCGAAAATGTCTGGCAGATTGCCTGTAGCTGCATAAGTCTTCAGCTTCTGGCCATCATCTTGCGCTTGAATATCGAGCTCTAGCTCTACATTCGGCATTTCCTTTTTCAATTCCGCAACCGCGTAGTCATAAGGTGTTTTCGTATCTTCATCTGCGTACTGGGCATAAATTCTAAGCTTGACCGGCTTTGCATCCGTCTTTACGGGTGCTGCAGTTGCTGCAGCCGTTGGCGCGCTAGTTGCACCAGCATCTTTTGTTGTGTTTGCGGTTCCGCAAGCTGCAAGGCTAGTAGCCGCGAGCAAGCTTACGAGAGTGACTCCCATTTTTTTCATTTGTTGGACCTCCCAGGCATCATGTGCTTTCACTTCTTTACAACCTGAGTATAAAAGGAAAAACCCCTTATGATAATGGAATAATCGAGGGGTTCTTGTAAAATCCGCACATTTAGAAAATTTCATTATAAGCGGTTATTCTCGTACTCACTAGGGGAATAACCAAAAAATTTCTTAAAGCTTTTACTGAAATAACTAGGATCGTTAAAGCCGATTTGTTCCGCAATATCCGCAAGGCGTATGTTCCCTTTACCAAGTAAATCCTTCGCTTTATGCATACGAACATGCGTGACATAATCGGTCACCGTCATGCCGATTTCTTTCTTAAAAACAGCCCGGAGATAGCTGGGATTGATGAACACCTGCTGGGCAATTTGATCCAATTGCAGCTCGGGATCTCTGTAATGAAGCTCGATATATTCTTTGGCGGATTGGGCAATTTTCGACGATCGGGTCTTTCGGTGCTTACCCGTATACAGGATCGCTTGATTGAACAATTCCTTGATCCATACGGATGTGGCGTCAATGGATTCCAACCGTTTGATTTCGCTATAGGGAAAAAAGGCTTCTCCGAAGCAGTCTTCAATCGGATGCCCCGTTTCCGTTACATAAGAGAGACAAACAGAAATAAGTCCCATACTTATGACATAGGTGTAATCTAACGATAGCCGCTGATCACGAATCGTTTGGAAAATTTCTTCCAACTTAGCATCTACCTTTTCCCCATTTTGCATGCGTAATTGAACGAGCAGCTCTTCATTCACTTCTGTGGGGTAGAATGCTTGAGTACCTGACTCCAAAGCCCCTGATCCGTAAGCGATAACACGATCATTCCCCAATACAAACTTATTTTGCAAGGCTTCAAGCGCCTCCAAATAGGAAGTACGGATCCCCTGATAACCGGATTGACTACGACCAACACCGACCGTGATCGTAAATTTCAAATACTTTTTGATCAGGAAACATAATTTCTCATAACCGCCTAACGCAGGAGTTTCCATCTCACCATTCCCTTGGTGCTCCACCAAGCAAATAATACGCCCCTCAGGCCCATTGAAAATCAAGTGATTCTCCGTTTCCTCCAGCGCCTCATTCAGAATGTTCGTCACCGCATATTTCCAGAGTAAGCGTTCACTCACTTTATTCCATTTGAGATCCATGTTATCAATCTCAATACACGCCACCACAAAGCATAGTGAGTCGAAGGATTCTCCATACTGCTTGAGTCTTGAACTGGTCTCCTCATTGGAAAGGTTGTAATCACCGCTAAGCAAATGATTAAGAAAGCTCTCCTTCATCAACAACTGATTTTCCTTCAATGTGGACTTCTCTTCCTGCGCCCGCTGATGTTCCTTCTGAAGCTTAAGCAGCGTCAGTACCAATTCATCCTTTGAAAACGGCTTCAGAATGTAATCTTCAACACCAAGCTTAAGCGCCTTTCGAGCATAATCAAATTCGTTATGGCCCGTAATCAGCACCACACTTGTAGCTGGATATCGCTGCTTCAAATGCTCCGTCAGCGTGAGTCCATCCATAAATGGCATGGTAATATCCACAAGGGCTATATCGGGACGATGGACATCGACTTGTTCCAACGCCTCGACCCCATTTTTGGCTTCAGCGCATATTTCAAATCCATAAGCTTCCCAATCTAATGCCGTGCGCAAGTATTCTCGGAAAATGGGTTCATCATCAACAATTAATATTTTCTGCATATCTTAACCTTCCTCACTTTGAAAAGGGAGCCATAGTGTTACTTCTGTGCCCTGCCCCAGTTGACTTTCAATTTGCAGGCCATAATCATCGCCAAAATAAAGCTGTATACGGTCATTCACGTTCCTTAACCCATAGCCGACAGCTTGCTCCGGAGATTCCGACTTCTTCAAAAGAACCTCAAGCCGTTCCGGCAGCATGCCAACCCCGTCATCACTGACGATAATCTTGATTTTACCCTCCACAATTTCACCTGTTACTTTCAAAAGACCCAGGCTGCCCTTCGTTTTGAGACCATGGTAGATCGCATTTTCAACAAGTGGTTGAATGGTTAATTTCGGTATAAGACCGCCGAACACCTCACCCCGGATATCAAATTCAAAGGTAAACACATCGGAATAACGGATACGCTGAATGGATAAATAATCCTTCACATTACGGACTTCTTCCTCGATCGTTATCGTCTCTCTTCCTTTACTCAAAGCTGCGCGATAGAAATCAGCCAACGCTTTGGTTGTTCGCTGTACATCCCGTGCTCGTCCCATTTCTGACAAGGTGTAAATAACATCTAACGTATTATACAGAAAATGCGGTTTAATTTGCGCCTGAATAAGCGCTAGCTCGTATTCACGCTTCTTCTTTTGCTCAAAATTAATGTTCGTCAGCAGCTCTTGAACTCGCCTTATCATGGCATTGAAGCCTGAGGCCAATAAACCTATCTCATCCTCTGAATTCACCTGGAATTCAATGTCCAGATTGCCTTCTTTGACCTTCTTCATATGTTTGGTTAACCCCATAATCGGTTTGGCAATGAATTGCGAAAGCATACCCGCTCCAAGCAAAGCAAAAAATAAACAAATCAACCCAATAAGCACAATAAGGACAGTGATTTTACGCGTATCCGCGGTTAAGGATTCAAGCGGAGCCATCGAGATAAGCTTCCACCCAAAGCTAGGTACATCGGAGCTTACTACAAGCGTTTTCTCATGTTGAAAAGAGGTAACATCCGACGTATCCTCACTGGAAGTAATAATCCAGTTTTTCATCGTTGGATCGGCAACTTCTTGAAGTAAATCCTTCGGATGCTGCGATGAAATAACGACGCCTCGCTCATTCACGATAAAATAGCTGCTATCCTGGATCGAGCCGATTTTCTGATAAATCGCGGATAAGGAGCTTTCTTTGATATTCAGTACAAGCATACCGAGCTTTTGCCCTGTATAAATATTTACAATCCGCTTACCTAGCGTCATGACAATTTCTTGTGAGTCAGGGGTCAAATAACTACGCTGCTGCATGGGAAACCAAATATTATTACCACTGGAGGTGTCAACCTGTTTAAGCATATCGCTGCTCGCAATCAACTCGCGATTCCGTTCCATTAGGAGATTAGATCCAAAAACCCGACCATTTGCATCTATAAACGCAGCGGATTGGACATCGGGAAATACAAGCATGGCAAAGCTCAACTGATTCGTAATCTGCGTGTACATCTGTAAGCTCGTCTCCGCTGCCCCCTGGGACTGCGGGTCTTCCACGATCAATTTGTTTAGATTGATCGTCAGCATATTGGCACAGCTTTCTACATTCGTTAACATACCCGTGATGCGCGTAATAATGAGGGACGAGTTATCCGAAACATTTTTAATCGTCTTTTTGACAATCGCATTCGTGTACACCTGATTCGAGACAAAACCTAGTACAAATAAAGGCACGAAGATAAGTGGAAAATAAATCATGATGATTTTATAGCGGATGCGTTGATTACGAAACCAAGGCATGGTGATATATTTTTGTAGAAACTGCATGATTTGCCCCCTACTTATCAAAAACTGAAAAAATCCCATACAATCTACCTTCAGGCAATACCTGTCGGTTATATTGTATAGGATTCGCAAGCACGATGTATACCAACTTTCTCATTATGTACTCTGCCTAACAATGAGCTTAGGCTCCAGAACCGTCAGCTTCTTCACCTTTTCCTTCTGAATCAATCTCGATAATAATGCCATCGCTTGATTCCCTAGCTCTTCACTATGCTGCGAAACGGTTGTCAGTTCGGGGTTCATTGCAGAAGCTAATTGGGTGTCGTCAAACCCTGCAATGGCGATATCCTCCGGAATACGCAGCCCATGAGAAATAGCCGCTTTCATAGCACCAATGGCCACGTAATCGTTAATACAAAGAAAGGCCGTTGGACAATTTGGCATGGTAAGGAACTGATCCATCAACTTGCGGCCACATTCCATAGTGAAGTCTCCCAAGCGTACGATTTGTTTGCGAAAAGGGAGATCATTCGCTCCTAGTGTACTTTTGTAGGCTTGCAGCTTTTCCATCGTTGTTGTCGTGTCAGGGCCTCCCCCCAAGAAGCCAATGCTTCGATGACCTCGGTCAATAAGGTGCTGCATAATGAGCTGGGTACCCACATATTCGTCCGTTTTCACCCGATGACAGGGATGACCTGGAAGACTGCCATTAATCAAAACAATTGGAATTCTCTTCTGGATATCCACGACTTCCTGGACGAGCAGCTCGGGGCAATGACGCGAATTGATGCGTCCACCCATGAAAATGAGTCCTTCCACCTGCCTTTCGCAAAGCAGATTTAAATATTCAGATTCTCTGCTGAAGTTGCTGAATGTGTTACATAGAAAGAGTGTGAATCCCAGCTTCATCGCAGCTCTCTCTGCCCCTCCAAACACCTCAGGAAAAAACATGTTACTGCTATCTGGGAATAACACGCCAATCATGCCCGTTTTCTTATTCACCAGACTGCGTGCCAACGCATTGGGCTGAAACTTATGCTTTTCAATAATCGCCATAATCTTCTGCCTAGTCGATGTTCGAACGGGTGCGGTATCATTGAGAACTCGGGAAACTGTCGCGACGGAGACGTTCGCTTCTCGGGCAATATCATAGACGGTTATAGCTTCCAAGCATACACTCTCCGTTACGTCAAAATGTAAAGATCGAAGACCTGTTCAGAAACAGGCCTTCGATATCTTCATCCTTATTTAGTGCTTTCTACAGTGACTTTGAAGGCATCCAATTGTTTTTGTACTTCGGCCATCAGTTTATCAAAACCTGCTGTTTTCAGCTTCGCGCGGAATTCATCCACCGCTTTGACAGGGTCACCCGCTTTGCCATAAAGAATCGCAGGTCCCATTTGTCCAACAACTTGCGTAACCGCAGTCAACTCGTTCGTCACAGGTCCCTTATCGAAAACAAACCGACCATATGGGTATGGCTTTTTAATTTTGTCATAGGAAGCATAAAGCGCCCCTTTACCAGACCAATCATTGCCATCAGGAATTTCATTCTTATCAATCCGTCCACCCCAGAAATTGGAGTAGAAATCATCTCTTTGCACATCATAGCCATCTGGACGGAAACGTTTGCCATCTTTGATGACGTACTGTACGCCTTCCAAACCGTAATTCATCAAACGGTACACTTCCGGGTCTTGACGAATCAGCTCGTAGACCATCAGAGCGCGCTCCGGATGCTTGCTTTTCGCGCCAATGGAAGTACCGCCATGCGTGATCGACATAGACACGAGATTGTTGCGCGTGGCTGAGAATGGGAAGAATTGGAGATCTGAGCCCGGCTGCAGCTTATCCATTTTGATACGTTCACCCAGGAAGGTTTGCGTGTGATGCTGATCAACGCTTGACTTACCAGCCTCAAGCTCGGACCGGTTGTCGCCCTTATAGTTCAGCACATCCTCACGCCAGAAGCCTTTGTCACCCCAAGACTTCATGAGTTTAGCAAAATCCACGAAGGTATCATCGAGAATAGGGCTGTAGGCTTTATACCTCTCATCATAGGATTTACCGTAGATCAGACCGAATAAACCTGTACTGACCGGAAGTTCAATCGCATCTGTGTAGGAATTGATGTAGCCACCAATATTACCTGCAGCGGTACCATTCGCATCCCAAGGAACAACGCCTGGCTTCTTATCCTTGACCCCTTGGAAATAGGTCTCCATCATCTTAAAATCGGTAATTGGTGCCGTGATACCAAACTCCTTCGCCCAATCGCCACGATACAAGAAACCGTGATTAACCCACTGCGTGTAATGATCTTCAGGAATGAGCATGATCTGATTCTTGTACTTCGTCTCAGCCCAGTTCTCTGGCGGTACTTCCTTCCAAGTTAACGGCGCGTACACAGGAAGCAGCTTATCCAGCGGCATGAAAGCACCTTTTTGTGCATTCTGCCAAGTATCCAACCAATCTGTTGCAACCGTGATCAAGTCAACAGGTTCTCCTGAAGCTAGCAATAGATTATATTTGGTTTGCCAGTCGGCCCATTCAACCCATTTAATTTCCAGTTTTGCATTTGCTTTTTGTTTCAAAATGCCGTTGAGCTTCTCCATCACCTTTTCAAATTGACCATTCTTCGGTTTATCCCCCAACATCACGTACGAAATCGTTTGGAACTCGGAGGTGTCAATTTTGCCGGATGGTGCTGCTGTCCCCGTTGCCGCAGCAGTCGCTGTCGCTTTATCCGTGGAGCTAGTTCCTGTACTGCTAGGTGTGGTGCACGCCGTCAAGCTTACAGCAAGCGTTGCTGCCAGAGCTACACTAAGCGCTTTCTTTTTTCTCTTGAACATACGGATTTGCCTCCCCATAATCATTTTGGTATATGCTTTGCGTCAGCCTTTTACAGCACCAACGGTAATACCTTTGATGAAATATTTCTGCACCATCGGATAAAAGAGAATGACCGGTCCCGTTGCGACTACGGCCGTAGCCATTTTCATGGACTCCAGCGGCATATCTCTAGGTTGTACATTGGAGGAGACCGATGAGTTTTTGATAAAATCGGCACTTGTTACAACGTTATACAGGAACAATTGAAGCGGCCTATACTTTAAATCGGGTGATAGGAACAGCATCGCATTGTACCATTCGTTCCAATACCCCAAAGCAATAAACAATCCAATGGTGGCCAAAGCCGGCGTCGTCATAGGCAGGATGAGCTTAGTGAAAATTTTGAAATCACCCGCCCCATCCATTTTGGCTGATTCCGTAATCGCATGCGGGATAGACGTAACGAAGCTTTTCATCATAATAATGAGAAAAGGGCTCATCAGTCCGGGAAGCAGGACAGCCAAATAGTTATCCTTCAGGTGCAGCCACTGCGTCATGATTAAGTAAAAGGGGACAACCCCCCCCTGAAACAATGTTGTAAAGTAAATGAAGAAGGAGATCCGATTCCGATACGGAAAA is drawn from Paenibacillus sp. V4I7 and contains these coding sequences:
- a CDS encoding carbohydrate ABC transporter permease → MNGILKLRKKNPLLGIFLWGYAGLSVYPLLWMVFYSLKNNNEIFVTNPFGFPTHLRFENYVDAWSRFNVPVYFSNSLLVAAATVVGTIALSVTFSYAVARMQWRWKEAARIYVVIGMFIPVQVIMIPLAILVREFHLANTYWALIVPYIAFNISFSSMVFYGFFRSIPVELEESACMDGASIYRTFYTIILPIIKPAIATMVIFVFLSAWNEFTMALILITKESLKTLPLGLLFFQGQFTTNWGAMGAAMTIASLPTVLVYVLFSEQVEKALTVGSAVKG
- a CDS encoding carbohydrate ABC transporter permease — encoded protein: MRKFMGNKAAIMLFTLPALLLYTVIVFYPILQTFYRSTFEWDGLSEGTFIFLDNYIRLFQDSIFYTSLYNGFVFASILAFVQIGIGTVLAFAVAEGFRGSKFLRISYFIPVVLSITVVCQLWLAMYNSEYGLINKIFEALGISYRQDWLTNNKTAIFAIAFVNAWQYMGYQFALLLAAVKSVPEQYLEAARIDGASKFKAHMAITIPMLAETYKFCLVLAITGGLNAFANMFIMTGGGPGNSTYTLTYLMYRSAFRVGEFGYGSAAAAFLVIECLIVTLAINRLIARERITF
- a CDS encoding ABC transporter substrate-binding protein, with amino-acid sequence MKKMGVTLVSLLAATSLAACGTANTTKDAGATSAPTAAATAAPVKTDAKPVKLRIYAQYADEDTKTPYDYAVAELKKEMPNVELELDIQAQDDGQKLKTYAATGNLPDIFGAGLDIIDTFKKSNNILVLDEYVTKFGFKDKMQPSSLNTLVTDDGHTYAFPYAGNEVALLYYNKDLFQQNGVKVPTTYDEMMTAVKTFNAKGITPLSIFAKEKWPCVALYDMFVSRAEPAGVTKLDKGLAKADDAAYKTAAEKLIELVKAGMLPKGATNLNYDQAAALYHEGKAAMFINGQWEIEAATKALGDKAGYMYLPAADAAAYEKGKTAFSGSGGPGGYAVSSNTKDKELAAKVASFMSLKYAEYKFTNRSNPIVATKVDKPIVKQFPPMMEQLSKDIPKMTSTTAFSWGLSNPKFKAALEDATQNLMTGNYTADQFVKDLNKAAVTAK
- a CDS encoding response regulator; translated protein: MQKILIVDDEPIFREYLRTALDWEAYGFEICAEAKNGVEALEQVDVHRPDIALVDITMPFMDGLTLTEHLKQRYPATSVVLITGHNEFDYARKALKLGVEDYILKPFSKDELVLTLLKLQKEHQRAQEEKSTLKENQLLMKESFLNHLLSGDYNLSNEETSSRLKQYGESFDSLCFVVACIEIDNMDLKWNKVSERLLWKYAVTNILNEALEETENHLIFNGPEGRIICLVEHQGNGEMETPALGGYEKLCFLIKKYLKFTITVGVGRSQSGYQGIRTSYLEALEALQNKFVLGNDRVIAYGSGALESGTQAFYPTEVNEELLVQLRMQNGEKVDAKLEEIFQTIRDQRLSLDYTYVISMGLISVCLSYVTETGHPIEDCFGEAFFPYSEIKRLESIDATSVWIKELFNQAILYTGKHRKTRSSKIAQSAKEYIELHYRDPELQLDQIAQQVFINPSYLRAVFKKEIGMTVTDYVTHVRMHKAKDLLGKGNIRLADIAEQIGFNDPSYFSKSFKKFFGYSPSEYENNRL
- a CDS encoding sensor histidine kinase translates to MQFLQKYITMPWFRNQRIRYKIIMIYFPLIFVPLFVLGFVSNQVYTNAIVKKTIKNVSDNSSLIITRITGMLTNVESCANMLTINLNKLIVEDPQSQGAAETSLQMYTQITNQLSFAMLVFPDVQSAAFIDANGRVFGSNLLMERNRELIASSDMLKQVDTSSGNNIWFPMQQRSYLTPDSQEIVMTLGKRIVNIYTGQKLGMLVLNIKESSLSAIYQKIGSIQDSSYFIVNERGVVISSQHPKDLLQEVADPTMKNWIITSSEDTSDVTSFQHEKTLVVSSDVPSFGWKLISMAPLESLTADTRKITVLIVLIGLICLFFALLGAGMLSQFIAKPIMGLTKHMKKVKEGNLDIEFQVNSEDEIGLLASGFNAMIRRVQELLTNINFEQKKKREYELALIQAQIKPHFLYNTLDVIYTLSEMGRARDVQRTTKALADFYRAALSKGRETITIEEEVRNVKDYLSIQRIRYSDVFTFEFDIRGEVFGGLIPKLTIQPLVENAIYHGLKTKGSLGLLKVTGEIVEGKIKIIVSDDGVGMLPERLEVLLKKSESPEQAVGYGLRNVNDRIQLYFGDDYGLQIESQLGQGTEVTLWLPFQSEEG
- a CDS encoding LacI family DNA-binding transcriptional regulator, encoding MEAITVYDIAREANVSVATVSRVLNDTAPVRTSTRQKIMAIIEKHKFQPNALARSLVNKKTGMIGVLFPDSSNMFFPEVFGGAERAAMKLGFTLFLCNTFSNFSRESEYLNLLCERQVEGLIFMGGRINSRHCPELLVQEVVDIQKRIPIVLINGSLPGHPCHRVKTDEYVGTQLIMQHLIDRGHRSIGFLGGGPDTTTTMEKLQAYKSTLGANDLPFRKQIVRLGDFTMECGRKLMDQFLTMPNCPTAFLCINDYVAIGAMKAAISHGLRIPEDIAIAGFDDTQLASAMNPELTTVSQHSEELGNQAMALLSRLIQKEKVKKLTVLEPKLIVRQST
- a CDS encoding ABC transporter substrate-binding protein yields the protein MFKRKKKALSVALAATLAVSLTACTTPSSTGTSSTDKATATAAATGTAAPSGKIDTSEFQTISYVMLGDKPKNGQFEKVMEKLNGILKQKANAKLEIKWVEWADWQTKYNLLLASGEPVDLITVATDWLDTWQNAQKGAFMPLDKLLPVYAPLTWKEVPPENWAETKYKNQIMLIPEDHYTQWVNHGFLYRGDWAKEFGITAPITDFKMMETYFQGVKDKKPGVVPWDANGTAAGNIGGYINSYTDAIELPVSTGLFGLIYGKSYDERYKAYSPILDDTFVDFAKLMKSWGDKGFWREDVLNYKGDNRSELEAGKSSVDQHHTQTFLGERIKMDKLQPGSDLQFFPFSATRNNLVSMSITHGGTSIGAKSKHPERALMVYELIRQDPEVYRLMNYGLEGVQYVIKDGKRFRPDGYDVQRDDFYSNFWGGRIDKNEIPDGNDWSGKGALYASYDKIKKPYPYGRFVFDKGPVTNELTAVTQVVGQMGPAILYGKAGDPVKAVDEFRAKLKTAGFDKLMAEVQKQLDAFKVTVESTK
- a CDS encoding carbohydrate ABC transporter permease, with protein sequence MARQRGTDFSSVAIRLFGYFFIGLFALFCLLPFLLVLGTSFTAEKSITLHGYNLWPKEFSTFAYKIVFENPGLIIGSYGVTLGITMIGTTIGLFIVAMTGYSLQRPDFPYRNRISFFIYFTTLFQGGVVPFYLIMTQWLHLKDNYLAVLLPGLMSPFLIIMMKSFVTSIPHAITESAKMDGAGDFKIFTKLILPMTTPALATIGLFIALGYWNEWYNAMLFLSPDLKYRPLQLFLYNVVTSADFIKNSSVSSNVQPRDMPLESMKMATAVVATGPVILFYPMVQKYFIKGITVGAVKG